One genomic window of Polyangium aurulentum includes the following:
- the hemE gene encoding uroporphyrinogen decarboxylase: MFDRFLRACRREPTDVTPVWFMRQAGRYMAEYRAIREKHTLIEICKTPELALTVTLQPLRLGVDAAILFADILLLLEPMGAPFSFEKGEGPVIHAPVRERADIDRLRVIDPEEGLGYVLEAVRLIRRELEGKTPLIGFAGAPFTIASYLVEGGRSSDYFRTKQLMWGEPEAFSLLMSKIAEVTRRYLRAQVEAGAQAVQLFDSWAGALSPADYKEHVAPHVRHILGDLETTGVPVIHFGTNTATLLEAQRDAGGTVIGVDFRTPLGDAWKRIGYDHGIQGNLDPLLLCAPREVAAERARAILAEAGGRPGHIFNLGHGIVPQTPVDNVQAMVDVVHAFSASEAGRSA, from the coding sequence ATGTTCGATCGGTTCCTGCGCGCCTGCCGGCGTGAGCCCACGGACGTGACGCCGGTGTGGTTCATGCGCCAGGCCGGCCGTTACATGGCCGAATACCGGGCCATCCGCGAAAAGCACACGCTCATCGAGATCTGCAAGACGCCCGAGCTGGCGCTCACCGTGACGCTCCAGCCGCTCCGGCTCGGCGTCGACGCGGCGATCCTGTTCGCGGACATCCTCCTCTTGCTCGAGCCGATGGGCGCGCCTTTCTCGTTCGAGAAGGGCGAGGGCCCCGTCATCCACGCGCCCGTGCGCGAGCGCGCGGACATCGATCGGCTGCGGGTCATCGATCCCGAGGAGGGGCTCGGCTACGTGCTCGAGGCGGTGCGCCTCATCCGGCGCGAGCTCGAGGGCAAGACGCCGCTCATCGGCTTCGCAGGCGCCCCGTTCACGATCGCGAGCTACCTCGTCGAGGGCGGGCGATCGTCGGACTACTTCCGCACGAAGCAGCTCATGTGGGGCGAGCCCGAGGCGTTCTCGCTGCTCATGAGCAAGATCGCCGAGGTCACGCGGCGCTACCTGCGCGCGCAGGTCGAGGCCGGGGCGCAAGCGGTGCAGCTCTTCGACTCCTGGGCCGGCGCGCTCTCGCCCGCGGACTACAAGGAGCACGTCGCGCCCCACGTGCGGCACATCCTCGGCGATCTCGAGACCACGGGCGTGCCCGTCATCCACTTCGGCACCAACACCGCCACGCTGCTCGAGGCGCAGCGCGACGCGGGCGGCACGGTGATCGGCGTCGACTTCCGCACGCCGCTCGGCGACGCGTGGAAGCGCATCGGCTACGACCACGGCATCCAGGGCAACCTCGACCCGCTCCTCTTGTGCGCGCCGCGCGAGGTCGCGGCGGAGCGCGCCCGCGCGATCCTCGCCGAGGCCGGCGGCAGACCGGGGCACATCTTCAACCTGGGGCACGGCATCGTCCCGCAGACGCCCGTCGACAACGTCCAGGCGATGGTCGACGTCGTGCACGCCTTCTCGGCGAGCGAAGCGGGGCGCTCGGCGTGA